In Streptomyces qaidamensis, one DNA window encodes the following:
- the fabI gene encoding enoyl-ACP reductase FabI, with protein sequence MTARTGLLEGRTILVTGVLTDRSIAFHVARTAQEEGARVILTGYGRLSLVERMARRLPEPAPVIELDVTDDEHLATLESRIREHADHLDGVLHAVAYAPPGALGGSFLSTTRQDATTAFEVSTLSLQSLTTALLPLLRRGSSVVGLDFDSRQVWAGYDWMGVAKAGLEACARYLAAYLGERGVRVNLVAAGPLQTPAGRATYEEDTDPAQAEKEWDLRAPLGWQATDFEPVARACAVLLSDWLPSTTGEILHVDGGVHAIGDGGIRGH encoded by the coding sequence GTGACTGCACGGACCGGCTTGCTGGAGGGAAGGACCATCCTGGTCACGGGCGTTCTCACGGACCGCTCGATCGCCTTCCACGTAGCCCGCACAGCCCAGGAAGAGGGAGCCCGCGTCATCCTCACGGGATACGGCCGGCTCTCCCTGGTCGAGCGGATGGCCAGACGGCTGCCGGAACCCGCCCCGGTCATCGAACTCGACGTCACCGACGACGAGCACCTGGCCACGCTGGAGAGCAGGATCCGCGAACACGCCGATCACCTCGACGGGGTGCTGCACGCGGTTGCGTACGCACCCCCCGGCGCGCTGGGAGGCAGCTTCCTCAGCACGACACGGCAGGACGCCACGACCGCGTTCGAGGTGTCCACGCTCTCCCTGCAGTCGCTGACCACCGCGCTGCTCCCGCTCCTGCGCAGGGGATCCTCCGTGGTCGGACTCGACTTCGATTCCCGCCAGGTGTGGGCGGGGTACGACTGGATGGGCGTGGCCAAGGCGGGCCTGGAGGCGTGCGCACGCTACCTCGCGGCGTATCTCGGGGAGCGGGGCGTCCGGGTCAACCTTGTGGCGGCCGGACCGCTGCAGACACCGGCCGGCCGTGCCACCTACGAAGAGGACACGGACCCGGCCCAGGCGGAGAAGGAGTGGGACCTCAGAGCCCCACTGGGGTGGCAGGCCACGGACTTCGAGCCGGTGGCGAGGGCGTGCGCGGTGCTCCTGTCGGACTGGCTGCCCTCGACCACCGGGGAGATCCTGCACGTCGACGGAGGAGTCCACGCGATCGGGGACGGTGGGATCCGTGGACACTGA
- the gntA gene encoding guanitoxin biosynthesis heme-dependent pre-guanitoxin N-hydroxylase GntA translates to MDTELAPEAEAEAATEASASASAETDSDSDSDSDADADAQAPALVGPVEMTGDLIAEFADAIGDPHPAYRCAEAARELGYPDVIAPPTFAVRLAARAEAAVVARHPLGYDYTSAVHLSQEYRHIRPIRRGDVLMARARLVRARRAMGGGLISVEVAIETQDGTAVTVSTAQMLSTHPVAEPAAADTEERAYGALADLIGQDSFVCLGARAALKRNTISHRHCGELGRADAAGRTLEGLHDFLESLEPGERSYASFVATFDSLPDTSERAFEDAMWRHLQDMHDRDSRHHPWSTQYASDPSSPRFAFSVGGHPFFVVGLHPGTSRPSRRFTMPALVFNSHLQFNAMGRTFFKMRKKIRQRDHDLNGSMNPSLATYRSEARHYSGRMTEPEWGCPFTARPTAPETTQGPDPFPGSGP, encoded by the coding sequence GTGGACACTGAGCTGGCGCCCGAGGCCGAGGCCGAGGCCGCGACCGAGGCCTCGGCCTCGGCCTCGGCTGAGACCGACTCCGACTCCGACTCCGACTCCGACGCTGATGCCGATGCACAGGCACCGGCCCTGGTGGGGCCCGTCGAGATGACCGGCGACCTGATCGCGGAGTTCGCCGACGCCATCGGCGACCCCCATCCGGCGTACCGCTGCGCGGAGGCGGCCCGTGAACTGGGATACCCGGACGTCATCGCACCACCCACGTTCGCCGTCCGGCTGGCAGCCCGGGCCGAGGCGGCGGTCGTAGCGCGACACCCGCTCGGCTACGACTACACGTCGGCCGTACACCTCTCCCAGGAGTACCGCCACATCCGTCCGATCAGGAGAGGCGACGTGCTCATGGCCCGGGCCCGGCTGGTCAGGGCGCGACGGGCGATGGGAGGGGGGCTGATATCGGTGGAGGTGGCGATCGAGACGCAGGACGGGACAGCTGTCACGGTGTCCACCGCCCAGATGCTGTCCACCCACCCGGTGGCCGAGCCGGCGGCCGCCGACACCGAGGAGCGCGCGTACGGGGCGCTGGCCGACCTCATCGGCCAGGACTCCTTCGTGTGCCTGGGCGCCAGGGCGGCCCTGAAGCGGAACACGATCTCGCACCGGCACTGCGGAGAACTGGGACGTGCGGACGCCGCCGGCAGGACCCTGGAGGGACTCCACGACTTCCTTGAGTCACTCGAACCCGGTGAACGGAGCTACGCGTCGTTCGTGGCGACGTTCGACAGCCTTCCCGACACGTCGGAGCGGGCCTTCGAGGACGCGATGTGGCGCCACCTGCAGGACATGCACGACCGGGACAGCAGACACCACCCCTGGTCCACCCAGTACGCCTCGGACCCCTCTTCACCCCGATTCGCCTTCTCCGTCGGCGGCCACCCCTTCTTCGTGGTGGGTCTCCACCCCGGCACGTCCCGTCCGAGCCGGCGCTTCACCATGCCGGCGCTGGTATTCAACTCCCACCTGCAGTTCAACGCGATGGGACGCACCTTCTTCAAGATGCGCAAGAAGATCCGGCAAAGGGACCACGACCTCAACGGATCCATGAACCCGAGCCTGGCCACGTACCGATCAGAGGCACGCCACTACAGCGGCCGGATGACCGAGCCGGAGTGGGGCTGCCCCTTCACCGCCCGACCCACCGCGCCCGAAACCACTCAGGGACCCGACCCATTCCCTGGATCAGGTCCCTGA
- a CDS encoding DNA sulfur modification protein DndB encodes MPTSLKPVTTGLPVDLREIRKGVMANGVIDCENLLAIVNDPQEVEDATKRAQKAGQPISEYARTRAEIQRLLGTAGSKKAKNVGEYADYIAAGLRGDYDDAWSLPQITLWSPRPLIISEDGSSALPIKDGLYALDSETQVTAWHRIKKHPGAYGLEDCDFGAIPLSFEIFHGISVMAARQIFHDRNLKGVPVDKSLAMSMDGRDFGTTVTRKLMESLKVPAGETTVPLSSLILTGKRQVSDKAPEWMTMSVLRTLIATAMLGKAGIHAASTGIEHEDIPANESGDRPDKVIVQREVMETVGAFLQENAALFHAKTAVTAPAVVAGLGATMNRTMSWSADPMPEGITLERMLEGIQWEREAKYWSGIAAKVTDRGAVSWAGGARDSGHKVYDALNYPESETGKQIRGRF; translated from the coding sequence ATGCCGACGTCTTTGAAGCCGGTGACCACCGGCCTGCCCGTCGACCTTCGAGAGATCCGCAAGGGGGTCATGGCGAACGGTGTCATTGACTGTGAAAACCTCCTGGCGATCGTCAACGATCCCCAGGAGGTCGAGGACGCCACCAAGCGCGCACAGAAGGCCGGTCAGCCGATCAGCGAGTATGCCCGCACGCGCGCCGAGATCCAGCGGCTCTTGGGTACTGCGGGCAGCAAGAAGGCCAAGAACGTCGGCGAGTACGCCGACTACATTGCGGCCGGCCTGCGAGGGGACTACGACGACGCTTGGTCGCTGCCGCAGATCACCCTGTGGTCGCCGCGCCCGCTGATCATCTCTGAGGACGGCTCGTCGGCCCTGCCGATCAAGGACGGCCTCTACGCTCTCGACAGCGAGACCCAGGTCACCGCCTGGCACCGGATCAAGAAGCACCCGGGCGCGTATGGCCTGGAGGACTGCGACTTCGGCGCGATCCCGCTGTCGTTCGAGATCTTCCACGGCATCAGCGTGATGGCGGCCCGCCAGATCTTCCACGACCGTAACCTGAAGGGCGTTCCGGTCGACAAGTCCCTGGCCATGTCCATGGACGGCCGCGACTTCGGCACCACCGTGACGCGCAAGCTGATGGAGTCGCTGAAGGTGCCGGCCGGGGAGACCACGGTTCCGCTGTCCAGCCTGATCCTCACCGGCAAGCGCCAGGTGTCGGACAAGGCCCCGGAGTGGATGACGATGTCGGTCCTGCGGACCCTCATCGCCACGGCCATGCTCGGCAAGGCCGGTATCCACGCCGCGTCGACCGGCATCGAGCATGAGGACATCCCCGCCAACGAGAGCGGCGACCGACCGGACAAGGTGATCGTTCAGCGTGAGGTCATGGAGACGGTGGGCGCGTTTCTCCAGGAGAACGCCGCGCTCTTCCACGCCAAGACTGCCGTCACCGCCCCCGCCGTCGTGGCCGGCCTCGGCGCGACCATGAACCGCACCATGTCTTGGAGCGCCGACCCCATGCCCGAGGGCATCACCCTGGAGCGAATGCTGGAAGGTATCCAGTGGGAGCGTGAGGCGAAGTATTGGAGCGGCATCGCGGCCAAGGTGACCGACCGGGGGGCCGTCTCCTGGGCGGGCGGTGCCCGTGACTCCGGACACAAGGTCTACGACGCGCTGAACTACCCGGAGAGCGAGACGGGTAAGCAGATCCGCGGACGGTTCTAG
- a CDS encoding class I SAM-dependent methyltransferase, with protein sequence MVGIGENFPHLDESSAVGQPTEGVQPYYAQRAELLGQRYGSVTFEEVHGGVLDLLPPTSAKVLDVGAGTGRDAVALARRGYQVLAAEPVRELREVAQSLNPCEDVRWVEDSLPSLSHLQGPFELVLLSAVWMHLAPAERGQAMERLATLLTSAGLLVVSLRRGVPPIDRVMFDVPAEEVVRDGERHALQLVRLVEEGADRLGRGEVWWQTVVLRKGGE encoded by the coding sequence ATGGTTGGTATAGGCGAGAACTTCCCTCACCTCGACGAGTCGTCGGCGGTGGGCCAGCCCACTGAGGGCGTCCAGCCTTACTACGCGCAGCGCGCCGAATTGCTGGGGCAGAGGTACGGGAGCGTCACCTTCGAGGAAGTGCATGGCGGGGTGTTGGATCTGCTTCCGCCGACGTCGGCGAAGGTGCTCGACGTAGGTGCTGGCACTGGGCGGGACGCGGTGGCACTCGCGCGGCGCGGTTACCAGGTGTTGGCGGCGGAGCCGGTCCGTGAGCTTCGGGAGGTCGCGCAGAGCCTCAACCCGTGCGAGGACGTCCGTTGGGTCGAGGACTCGCTGCCTTCACTGTCCCACCTGCAAGGGCCTTTTGAGCTGGTGCTGCTGTCGGCTGTGTGGATGCACCTAGCGCCGGCCGAGCGTGGGCAGGCGATGGAGCGGCTGGCCACGCTCCTGACTTCGGCGGGGCTGCTGGTCGTCTCGCTTCGGCGCGGAGTCCCGCCGATAGACCGGGTGATGTTCGATGTGCCCGCGGAGGAGGTCGTGCGGGACGGGGAGCGGCATGCGCTGCAGTTGGTGCGACTGGTAGAGGAGGGCGCGGACCGCCTCGGCCGTGGCGAGGTGTGGTGGCAGACGGTTGTCCTGCGCAAGGGGGGCGAGTGA
- a CDS encoding HNH endonuclease domain-containing protein, translating into MSGREFYAQDSSARASWRLAVLMGANSRTYKFALGQALLEFGRTGREEISLAELAAAYSLGLVQHLDQDPQAPQTVGLGEEDFLTVAEQERAATLETGWPTERLLAAAVRSMPMMVMQKFHNLRGETAVPHTFYELAGTGRQRFVRLTPDLLRLAQSEQAPGLAAELGARWSIVESSFAVGVGRSLIEEGVTVDWDTLKITDKRRRRSVTGIVDATVGFQHGRCLICGDVLAPGEAIAVDHVFPFSLMRRFDSVGSWHGPDLDALWNLAPAHATCNGAKSDRLPTPAELARLAARNDAITQSPHPLRRTLQLSLKRALPGQKAPSWTAFLGAVKAAV; encoded by the coding sequence GTGAGCGGGCGCGAGTTCTACGCCCAGGATTCCTCGGCGCGCGCGTCGTGGCGGTTGGCAGTGCTGATGGGGGCCAACTCGCGCACCTACAAGTTTGCTCTCGGGCAGGCACTGCTGGAGTTCGGGCGAACCGGGCGAGAGGAGATATCCCTTGCCGAGCTCGCCGCTGCCTACAGCCTGGGCCTGGTGCAGCATTTGGACCAAGACCCGCAGGCGCCGCAGACGGTGGGGCTGGGCGAGGAAGACTTCCTCACCGTCGCTGAGCAGGAGAGAGCCGCGACGCTGGAGACCGGCTGGCCCACCGAGCGGCTGCTGGCAGCCGCAGTGCGTTCCATGCCGATGATGGTGATGCAGAAATTCCACAATCTCCGCGGTGAAACTGCGGTGCCCCACACCTTTTACGAGCTGGCAGGGACGGGACGGCAACGTTTCGTGCGCCTGACTCCTGACCTGCTGCGACTGGCGCAATCAGAGCAAGCACCAGGCCTAGCCGCGGAGTTGGGTGCACGCTGGAGCATCGTGGAGAGCTCCTTCGCTGTCGGCGTCGGGCGCAGCCTCATCGAGGAGGGCGTCACGGTCGACTGGGACACCCTTAAGATCACCGACAAACGCCGACGCCGCTCGGTGACCGGCATCGTTGACGCCACGGTCGGATTTCAACACGGCCGCTGCCTGATCTGCGGCGATGTTCTGGCCCCGGGGGAAGCCATAGCCGTCGACCACGTCTTCCCGTTCTCCCTGATGCGTCGCTTCGATAGCGTCGGCTCCTGGCACGGTCCAGATCTGGACGCCCTGTGGAACCTTGCCCCCGCACATGCAACCTGCAACGGAGCCAAGAGCGACCGACTGCCCACCCCGGCCGAGCTCGCCCGCCTCGCGGCCCGAAATGATGCAATCACGCAATCCCCCCATCCCCTGCGCCGCACCCTGCAACTCAGCCTGAAACGCGCCCTGCCCGGACAAAAGGCGCCCTCGTGGACCGCGTTCCTGGGAGCGGTTAAGGCAGCAGTCTGA